A single Fusobacterium hominis DNA region contains:
- a CDS encoding YggT family protein, with protein sequence MFLGIIDTIIRIINTLIIIRVLLSWLAPNSHNGFTDIVYGVTEPILRPFRVLIPIKNIRIDISPIIAYIFFNILRQLIYFLIR encoded by the coding sequence ATGTTTCTAGGAATTATAGATACAATTATAAGAATAATAAATACTCTTATAATTATAAGAGTATTACTGTCGTGGTTGGCTCCAAATTCTCATAATGGATTTACTGATATTGTTTATGGGGTTACAGAGCCGATTTTAAGACCTTTTAGAGTGCTTATTCCTATAAAAAATATAAGAATTGATATATCTCCTATTATAGCGTATATCTTTTTTAATATTTTAAGGCAATTAATTTATTTTCTAATACGTTAA
- the pgsA gene encoding CDP-diacylglycerol--glycerol-3-phosphate 3-phosphatidyltransferase: MNLPNKLTFMRLVMAVPFIYFLQESNVGGFKYRLVAFILFVIASLTDFFDGYLARKYNLVTDFGKIMDPLADKILVISALVIFVDLDYIPSWMSIIVIAREFLISGIRMLAAAKGDVIPAGKLGKYKTTSQMIVIMVMMLLGKNPYNFYMMLVPVVLTLWSGIEYTTKSKHYFINSR; the protein is encoded by the coding sequence ATGAATTTACCTAATAAGTTGACGTTTATGAGATTAGTAATGGCAGTACCTTTTATATATTTTCTTCAAGAATCTAATGTTGGTGGATTTAAGTATAGATTGGTTGCTTTTATTTTGTTTGTAATAGCGTCACTGACAGATTTTTTTGATGGGTATTTAGCTAGAAAATATAATCTTGTTACTGATTTTGGAAAGATTATGGATCCTCTAGCAGATAAAATATTAGTTATCTCAGCTTTAGTAATATTTGTTGATTTGGATTATATACCATCTTGGATGTCAATAATAGTAATAGCAAGAGAGTTTTTAATAAGTGGAATAAGAATGTTAGCTGCAGCTAAAGGTGATGTTATTCCAGCAGGAAAGTTAGGAAAATATAAAACAACAAGTCAAATGATAGTCATTATGGTAATGATGTTATTAGGGAAGAATCCGTATAATTTTTATATGATGTTAGTGCCAGTGGTATTGACTTTATGGTCTGGAATAGAATATACCACAAAAAGTAAACATTATTTTATTAATTCTAGATAA
- a CDS encoding cobyric acid synthase, with product MHRKIMIQGTGSSVGKSIIVAGLCRIFAQDGFRVSPFKSQNMALNSYVDIEGLEMGRAQVVQAEAAMEIPRAFMNPILLKPNSDNNSQIIIEGKPVKNMDAKSYFANSSFLKEIAKKNYEIIERNFEVGVLEGGGSPAEINLREYDCVNMGMAELIDAPVILVGNIETGGVFAAIYGTIALLDEKDKKRIKGFVINKFRGDIELLKPGIEMLESKLKEDGLDIEFLGVLPYEKLDIEEEDVLAKKINTSVNKEADIKISIIRTDKMSNYTDFDALSHYPDVSVNYIFKASDLGEEDIIILPGSKSTIADLKKLKENGIFDKVKELYSKGATVVGICGGFQMLGKEIQDPYKIEGDLEKIEGFSFLDTYTTMEKLKCTQQVFKSIECSVDGTIIENFNGIVKGYEIHQGITHGSEKNVTEGTEYVFIAKENIFGTYIHGIFDNEKFTRNFLNNVRIKKGLKPLDDKFSFSRFKEAEYNKLATLIRKNLDMSKIYKIMQHGK from the coding sequence ATGCACAGAAAAATAATGATACAAGGAACAGGGTCATCAGTAGGGAAAAGTATAATAGTAGCTGGACTTTGTCGAATATTTGCACAGGATGGTTTTAGGGTATCACCTTTTAAATCTCAAAATATGGCTCTAAATTCATATGTGGATATAGAAGGGCTTGAAATGGGAAGAGCTCAGGTTGTTCAAGCAGAAGCAGCAATGGAAATTCCTAGAGCTTTTATGAATCCTATTTTATTAAAACCAAATTCTGATAATAACTCTCAAATAATTATAGAAGGTAAACCTGTAAAAAATATGGATGCTAAATCATATTTTGCTAATTCTTCATTTTTAAAAGAGATAGCTAAGAAAAATTATGAAATAATAGAAAGAAATTTTGAAGTTGGAGTTTTAGAAGGTGGGGGAAGTCCTGCTGAAATAAATTTAAGAGAATATGATTGTGTAAATATGGGAATGGCAGAACTTATAGATGCACCTGTTATTTTAGTAGGAAATATTGAGACAGGTGGAGTATTTGCAGCAATATATGGAACAATTGCACTTTTAGATGAGAAAGATAAAAAAAGAATAAAAGGATTTGTAATTAATAAATTTAGAGGGGATATAGAGCTACTAAAACCTGGTATAGAAATGCTAGAATCTAAATTAAAAGAAGATGGATTAGATATTGAATTTTTAGGAGTTTTACCATATGAAAAATTAGATATAGAAGAAGAAGATGTTCTGGCTAAAAAGATAAATACATCTGTAAATAAAGAGGCAGATATAAAAATAAGTATAATCAGAACTGATAAAATGTCAAATTATACAGATTTTGATGCATTATCACATTATCCTGATGTCAGTGTAAATTATATATTTAAAGCTTCTGATTTAGGAGAAGAGGATATAATAATTTTGCCGGGAAGTAAGAGTACGATAGCAGATTTAAAAAAATTAAAAGAGAATGGAATTTTTGATAAAGTAAAAGAACTTTATTCTAAAGGGGCTACAGTAGTTGGAATCTGTGGTGGATTTCAAATGTTAGGAAAAGAAATACAAGATCCGTATAAAATAGAGGGAGATTTAGAAAAAATAGAAGGATTTTCATTTTTAGATACATATACAACTATGGAAAAACTAAAGTGTACACAGCAAGTATTTAAATCAATTGAGTGTAGTGTAGATGGAACTATAATTGAAAATTTTAATGGTATTGTCAAGGGATATGAAATACATCAAGGAATAACTCATGGTTCAGAAAAAAATGTTACAGAGGGGACTGAATATGTTTTTATAGCAAAAGAAAATATATTTGGAACTTATATTCATGGAATATTTGACAACGAGAAATTTACTAGAAATTTTTTAAATAATGTAAGAATAAAAAAGGGATTAAAACCTTTAGATGATAAATTTTCATTTTCAAGATTCAAAGAGGCAGAATATAATAAGCTAGCAACATTAATTAGAAAGAATTTAGATATGAGTAAAATATATAAAATTATGCAACATGGAAAATAA
- a CDS encoding lysophospholipid acyltransferase family protein produces MKKIIYKIQYYFLMLACKILCLFPEEKRFKFGDFLGTFTYKFIKKRRLVALTNLKMAFPGKDVKELEKIALTSFQVMMKAFLCTLWLPAYLKNEKNVKIKNEDIFLEAYKQKKGVMVALLHMGNMEASLKIAEKYPVVTVAKKQRNPYINKFIDDSRKNDLHLTVFTKSKSTSKDLIKRIHNGEIFALFSDHRDKGAEVDFFGTTAKAPTGSISLALKYDLPVLIAYNYFNPNNTCTAVIEKFDLIKTGNFKSDVLNNTQLLINRMEKIITKHPEQWMWFHDRWNLYRKLYRHKK; encoded by the coding sequence ATGAAAAAAATAATATATAAGATTCAATATTACTTTCTTATGTTAGCATGCAAAATACTATGCTTATTTCCAGAGGAAAAAAGATTCAAGTTTGGTGACTTTTTAGGAACTTTTACATACAAGTTCATAAAAAAACGTAGATTAGTTGCTCTTACAAATTTAAAAATGGCTTTTCCTGGAAAAGATGTTAAAGAACTAGAAAAAATTGCATTGACATCTTTTCAAGTTATGATGAAAGCATTTTTATGTACTTTGTGGTTACCTGCCTATTTAAAAAATGAAAAAAATGTTAAAATAAAAAATGAGGATATTTTTTTAGAAGCATACAAACAAAAAAAAGGAGTTATGGTAGCATTACTACACATGGGTAATATGGAAGCGTCTTTAAAAATTGCGGAAAAATACCCAGTTGTTACAGTTGCTAAAAAACAAAGAAATCCATATATTAATAAATTTATAGATGACAGTAGAAAAAATGATTTGCATCTTACTGTATTTACTAAAAGTAAGTCAACTAGTAAAGATCTAATTAAAAGAATACATAATGGAGAAATCTTTGCTTTATTTAGTGATCATAGAGATAAAGGAGCTGAAGTTGACTTTTTTGGCACAACTGCTAAGGCTCCAACTGGTTCAATTTCTCTAGCACTTAAATACGACTTACCTGTACTAATTGCATATAACTATTTTAATCCTAATAATACTTGTACTGCTGTTATTGAAAAGTTTGACTTGATCAAAACAGGTAATTTTAAAAGCGATGTTTTAAATAACACACAATTACTTATAAATAGAATGGAAAAAATTATTACAAAGCATCCTGAACAATGGATGTGGTTTCACGACAGATGGAATTTATATAGAAAATTATATAGACATAAAAAATAA
- a CDS encoding HPr family phosphocarrier protein yields the protein MTSKTVEITNETGLHTRPGNEFVSVAKTFSSQIEVENEAGKKVKGTSLLKLLSLGIKKGTKVTVYADGPDEAEAVEKLGHLLANLKD from the coding sequence ATGACAAGTAAAACTGTTGAAATTACAAATGAGACTGGATTACATACAAGACCAGGTAATGAATTCGTTAGCGTAGCTAAAACATTTTCTTCTCAAATAGAAGTTGAAAATGAAGCAGGTAAAAAAGTTAAAGGAACTTCTTTACTAAAATTACTTTCATTAGGAATAAAAAAAGGGACTAAAGTAACTGTTTATGCAGACGGACCAGACGAAGCTGAAGCAGTTGAAAAATTAGGTCACCTTCTTGCTAACTTAAAGGACTAA
- the rsmH gene encoding 16S rRNA (cytosine(1402)-N(4))-methyltransferase RsmH, with protein sequence MEEIISEYHIPVLYHECIDNLVINKDGVYLDCTLGGGGHSEGILKALSEKGRLISIDQDDQAIEFAKKRLEKYGSKWMVFKNNFENLDIVLYSAGVDKVDGILMDIGVSSTQLDDPSRGFSYRYDTKLDMRMNQNSKLSAYEVVNEYSEEELARIIYEYGEERNSRKIARFICETRVEKPIETTGELVTIIKRAYPARAQKHPAKKTFQAIRIEVNRELEVLDRAIDKAIDALKVGGRLGIITFHSLEDRLVKNKFRDLATACKCPPGLPVCVCGGKAKVKLITRKPIIPNGEEIEFNNRAHSSKLRVVERLD encoded by the coding sequence ATGGAAGAAATAATAAGTGAATATCACATACCAGTGTTATATCATGAATGTATAGATAATTTAGTTATAAATAAAGATGGAGTATATTTAGATTGTACTTTAGGTGGTGGAGGTCATTCTGAAGGAATTTTAAAAGCTTTATCTGAAAAGGGAAGATTAATTTCAATAGATCAAGATGATCAAGCTATAGAGTTTGCAAAAAAAAGATTGGAAAAATATGGAAGCAAATGGATGGTGTTTAAAAATAATTTTGAAAATTTAGATATTGTTTTATATTCTGCTGGAGTAGATAAAGTAGATGGAATTTTAATGGATATCGGAGTATCTTCTACTCAATTAGATGATCCTTCAAGAGGGTTTTCATATAGATATGATACAAAATTAGATATGAGAATGAATCAAAATAGTAAATTGTCTGCTTATGAAGTAGTAAATGAATATTCTGAAGAGGAATTAGCAAGAATAATTTATGAGTATGGAGAAGAAAGAAACTCAAGAAAAATAGCGAGGTTTATTTGTGAAACAAGAGTTGAAAAACCTATTGAAACAACAGGAGAATTAGTTACAATTATTAAAAGAGCATATCCTGCAAGAGCTCAAAAACACCCAGCTAAGAAAACCTTCCAAGCTATTAGAATAGAAGTAAATAGAGAGTTAGAAGTATTGGATAGAGCTATAGATAAAGCAATAGACGCTTTAAAAGTGGGAGGAAGATTAGGTATAATTACATTCCATTCTTTAGAAGATAGGTTAGTTAAAAATAAATTTAGAGATTTAGCAACAGCATGTAAATGTCCACCAGGATTACCAGTATGTGTTTGTGGAGGAAAAGCAAAAGTTAAATTAATAACTCGTAAACCTATTATTCCAAATGGAGAAGAGATAGAATTTAATAATAGAGCTCATTCATCAAAATTGAGAGTAGTAGAAAGGTTGGATTAA
- the pnp gene encoding polyribonucleotide nucleotidyltransferase has product MFDEKKVQMELAGRMLTFSTGKIARQSCGAVMVQYGDTVILSTVNRSKEPRENADFFPLTVDYIEKFYAAGKFPGGFNKREGRPSTDATLTARLIDRPIRPMFPDGFNYDVHIVNTVFSYDGQNTTDYLGIIGSSMALMLSDIPFVGPVAGVVVGYKDGEFILNPTPEQLETSELELSVAGTKDAVNMVEAGAKELDEETMLAAIMFAHDNIKKICAFQEEFAKAFGKEKIEFIRPEVMPLVKNFIDERGMEKLKAAVLTTGKKAREEAVDTLEAELYESFVAENFGTDEEVEVPEDVVAEFKGYYHDLMKKLVRDAILYHKHRVDGRKTTEIRPLYAEVDCLPIPHGSAMFTRGETQAVVVTTLGTKEDEQLIDNLEKEYYKKFYLHYNFPPYSVGETGRMGSPGRRELGHGSLAERALRYVIPSEEEFPYTIRVVSEITESNGSSSQASICGGSLSLMAAGVPIKEHVAGIAMGLIKEGEEFTVLTDIMGLEDHLGDMDFKVAGTKSGITALQMDIKITGITEEIMRIALKQALEARLQILDLMNNTIPEPAKIKSNVPRIFQMNIPVDKIAALIGTGGKNIKGIIDKTGATVDIEDDGKVSIFCKDEAALKETVDLVNSYVKDVEVGEIYSGRVVNIAKFGAFMEILPGKEGLLHVSEISKERVENVEDVLKVGDIFDVKVISTDNGKISLSKKRI; this is encoded by the coding sequence ATGTTTGACGAAAAAAAAGTTCAAATGGAGTTAGCTGGAAGAATGCTAACATTTTCAACTGGAAAAATAGCAAGACAATCTTGTGGGGCAGTGATGGTTCAATATGGAGATACTGTTATTTTAAGTACAGTAAATCGTAGTAAAGAACCAAGAGAAAATGCAGATTTTTTCCCATTAACTGTAGACTATATTGAAAAATTTTATGCGGCAGGAAAATTTCCTGGCGGATTTAATAAAAGAGAAGGAAGACCATCAACTGATGCTACATTGACAGCAAGACTTATAGATAGACCAATAAGACCAATGTTTCCAGATGGTTTTAATTATGATGTTCATATTGTAAATACAGTATTTTCTTATGATGGACAAAATACAACAGATTATCTAGGAATAATAGGTTCTTCAATGGCTTTAATGTTATCTGATATTCCTTTTGTAGGACCAGTTGCAGGAGTAGTTGTAGGATATAAAGATGGTGAATTTATTCTTAATCCAACACCAGAACAATTAGAAACTAGTGAATTAGAATTATCAGTAGCAGGAACTAAAGATGCAGTAAATATGGTAGAAGCTGGAGCAAAAGAGTTAGATGAAGAAACTATGTTAGCAGCTATTATGTTTGCTCATGATAACATTAAAAAGATTTGTGCTTTCCAAGAAGAATTTGCTAAAGCTTTTGGAAAAGAAAAAATAGAATTTATAAGACCAGAAGTTATGCCTTTAGTTAAAAACTTTATTGATGAAAGAGGTATGGAAAAACTTAAGGCTGCTGTGTTAACAACAGGAAAAAAAGCAAGAGAAGAAGCTGTAGATACACTAGAAGCTGAATTATATGAATCTTTTGTTGCAGAAAATTTTGGAACTGATGAAGAAGTTGAAGTTCCTGAAGATGTAGTAGCTGAATTTAAAGGATACTATCATGATTTAATGAAAAAATTAGTAAGAGATGCAATTTTATATCATAAACATAGAGTAGATGGAAGAAAAACAACAGAAATAAGACCACTTTATGCAGAAGTAGATTGTCTTCCTATTCCTCATGGATCAGCAATGTTTACAAGAGGAGAAACACAAGCAGTTGTAGTAACTACTCTTGGAACAAAAGAGGATGAACAATTAATAGATAATTTAGAAAAAGAATATTATAAAAAATTCTATCTACATTATAACTTCCCACCTTATTCAGTAGGAGAAACTGGAAGAATGGGATCACCTGGTAGAAGAGAATTAGGACATGGATCATTAGCTGAAAGAGCATTGAGATATGTAATTCCTTCTGAAGAAGAATTCCCATATACAATTAGAGTTGTATCTGAAATAACAGAATCAAATGGTTCTTCTTCACAAGCTTCAATTTGTGGTGGATCACTATCACTTATGGCAGCTGGAGTTCCTATAAAAGAGCATGTAGCAGGAATTGCAATGGGACTTATAAAAGAAGGAGAAGAGTTCACTGTATTAACTGATATCATGGGATTAGAAGATCATCTAGGAGATATGGACTTTAAAGTAGCAGGAACAAAAAGTGGAATAACTGCTCTTCAAATGGATATAAAAATAACAGGAATTACTGAAGAAATAATGAGAATAGCTTTAAAACAAGCTTTAGAAGCAAGACTTCAAATATTAGATTTAATGAATAACACAATTCCTGAACCAGCAAAAATAAAATCAAATGTGCCTAGAATATTCCAAATGAATATACCAGTTGATAAAATAGCAGCATTAATTGGAACAGGTGGAAAAAATATTAAAGGAATAATTGATAAAACAGGAGCAACTGTTGATATTGAAGACGATGGAAAAGTTTCTATTTTCTGTAAAGATGAAGCAGCTTTAAAAGAAACAGTGGATTTAGTAAACTCTTATGTAAAAGATGTTGAAGTTGGTGAAATTTATTCAGGTAGAGTTGTAAATATTGCAAAATTTGGTGCATTTATGGAAATATTACCTGGAAAAGAAGGACTTTTACATGTGTCAGAAATATCTAAAGAAAGAGTTGAAAATGTTGAAGATGTATTAAAAGTTGGAGATATATTTGATGTAAAAGTTATTTCAACTGACAATGGAAAAATAAGTTTAAGTAAAAAAAGAATATAG
- a CDS encoding alpha-hydroxy-acid oxidizing protein, with translation MDINSVKEQARLKMKGFCGACKVCDGNWCAGQVPGMGGTGSGSSFKNNYESLKNIKFVMKTIHDSKNPVLKSKIFGKEIDFPVLGAPITGTKFNMGGGVTEEEYCIDVIEGCKKSGTIGMIGDTGDPACFEYGLKAIEKNNGYGIAIIKPRENSEIIKRIKMAEKAGVIAVGVDLDGAGLVTMKLFGQPVGPKTIEDLKELVRATKLPFIAKGIMSVEEAKMCIEAGVDTIVVSNHGGRVLDYCQGSADVLEDIVKAVGDKINVLADGCVRSGADVLKYLALGAKGVLVGRPLIWGSIGGRVEGVEVILNTIKNQLFQNMILTGSQDVNKIEKTIIKK, from the coding sequence ATGGATATAAATAGTGTAAAAGAACAAGCAAGATTAAAAATGAAGGGATTTTGTGGAGCTTGCAAAGTGTGTGATGGTAATTGGTGTGCAGGACAAGTTCCTGGTATGGGTGGTACTGGAAGTGGTTCTTCATTTAAAAATAACTATGAAAGTTTAAAAAACATAAAATTTGTTATGAAAACAATACATGATTCTAAAAATCCTGTATTAAAATCAAAAATATTTGGAAAAGAAATAGATTTTCCAGTTTTAGGAGCTCCAATAACAGGAACGAAGTTTAATATGGGTGGAGGTGTAACAGAAGAGGAATACTGTATAGATGTTATAGAAGGATGTAAAAAATCTGGAACAATAGGAATGATAGGGGATACTGGAGATCCAGCTTGTTTTGAATATGGATTAAAAGCAATTGAAAAAAATAATGGATATGGGATTGCAATAATAAAACCTAGAGAAAATAGTGAAATAATAAAGAGAATAAAAATGGCAGAAAAAGCTGGGGTTATAGCAGTGGGAGTAGATCTTGATGGTGCTGGATTAGTTACTATGAAGTTATTTGGACAACCTGTTGGGCCTAAAACTATAGAAGATTTAAAAGAGTTAGTAAGAGCTACAAAATTACCTTTTATTGCTAAAGGAATAATGAGTGTAGAGGAAGCAAAAATGTGTATTGAAGCTGGAGTAGATACTATAGTTGTGTCAAACCATGGTGGAAGAGTATTAGATTATTGTCAAGGAAGTGCAGATGTTTTAGAAGATATAGTAAAAGCCGTAGGAGATAAAATAAATGTATTAGCAGATGGATGTGTAAGAAGTGGGGCTGATGTATTGAAATATTTAGCACTTGGAGCTAAAGGTGTATTAGTAGGAAGACCTTTGATATGGGGATCAATAGGTGGAAGAGTTGAAGGGGTAGAAGTTATATTAAATACTATAAAAAATCAATTGTTTCAAAATATGATATTAACAGGATCACAAGATGTAAATAAAATAGAAAAAACTATAATAAAAAAATAG
- the rimO gene encoding 30S ribosomal protein S12 methylthiotransferase RimO, with protein MKLALISLGCSKNLVDSEHYLGILSNRKQMELTSDVADADIVIVNTCGFIGDAKKESIETILEVGELKQTGKLKKLIVAGCLAQKYSEEILNEMPEVDAVIGTGDIDKIESLVDEILKDKKVVETSNINFLANAQTERIRTTAAHTAYLKISEGCNRHCTYCIIPQMRGRLRSRTIEDIVEEAKNMVASGVREINLLAQETTEYGIDIYGDKKLAALMRELCKIEGLKWIRAYYMHPEYITDELIQTIKEEEKICKYFDVPIQHVSDNILQNMARAKSGKQVKDVLARIRTAIPDATIRTTLIVGFPGETEENFQELRDFVEEFKFDYAGVFKYSREEDTVAYKLPNQVDEEVKERRYADLVNLQSEIAEKKNRKLLGSIVDVMIDGVSTESEYLLEGRTRGQALEIDGKVLTTDGTARPGEIVKVKIEQNFEYDFIGPIVENEK; from the coding sequence ATGAAATTAGCTTTAATAAGCTTAGGTTGTAGCAAAAATTTAGTAGATAGTGAGCACTATCTAGGTATTCTATCAAATAGAAAACAAATGGAATTGACAAGTGATGTTGCAGATGCAGATATAGTTATTGTAAATACTTGTGGATTTATAGGAGATGCTAAGAAAGAATCAATAGAGACAATACTAGAAGTTGGAGAATTAAAACAAACTGGTAAATTGAAAAAATTGATTGTTGCAGGTTGTCTTGCACAAAAATATTCTGAAGAAATATTAAATGAAATGCCAGAAGTAGACGCTGTTATTGGAACTGGAGATATAGATAAAATAGAATCTTTAGTAGACGAAATATTAAAAGATAAAAAAGTAGTAGAGACATCTAATATAAATTTTCTTGCAAATGCTCAAACAGAAAGAATTAGAACTACTGCTGCACATACGGCGTACTTAAAAATATCTGAAGGGTGCAATAGACATTGTACATATTGCATTATTCCACAGATGAGAGGTAGATTACGTAGTAGAACTATAGAAGATATAGTTGAAGAAGCTAAAAACATGGTCGCTTCAGGAGTAAGAGAAATAAATCTTTTAGCTCAAGAAACAACAGAATATGGAATTGATATTTATGGAGATAAGAAATTAGCTGCTTTGATGAGAGAACTTTGTAAAATAGAAGGTTTAAAATGGATAAGAGCATATTATATGCATCCTGAATATATAACAGACGAGCTAATACAAACAATAAAAGAGGAAGAAAAAATATGTAAATATTTTGATGTTCCTATTCAACATGTATCGGATAATATTTTACAAAATATGGCTCGTGCTAAAAGTGGAAAGCAAGTTAAAGATGTATTAGCTAGAATAAGAACAGCAATTCCAGATGCTACAATAAGAACTACATTAATAGTTGGATTCCCAGGGGAAACAGAAGAAAATTTCCAAGAACTTAGAGATTTTGTAGAAGAGTTTAAATTTGACTATGCAGGTGTATTTAAATACTCAAGAGAAGAAGATACAGTAGCATATAAACTTCCAAATCAAGTTGATGAAGAAGTTAAAGAAAGAAGATATGCAGATCTTGTAAATCTTCAAAGTGAAATAGCTGAAAAGAAAAATAGAAAACTGCTAGGAAGTATTGTAGATGTAATGATAGATGGAGTATCAACTGAAAGTGAATACCTTCTTGAAGGAAGAACAAGAGGACAAGCTCTTGAAATCGATGGGAAAGTACTAACAACAGATGGAACAGCAAGACCTGGTGAAATTGTTAAAGTAAAAATAGAGCAAAATTTTGAATATGATTTCATTGGACCTATAGTTGAAAATGAAAAATAG
- the ptsP gene encoding phosphoenolpyruvate--protein phosphotransferase produces MSKLIKGIDASPGIAIGKVFLYQETKLVIDSKMKCDVECEEKRLLEGRDKSKEQLLKIRNKTAQTLGEDKAAIFDGHITLLEDEDLFDEVVDLIESEHISAEAALQQGIDEYCDMLSHLEDEYLRERAADLRDIGKRWIYNVAGVEILDLGSLPPDTVVVAKDLTPSDTAQVDLDNVVAFITEIGGKTAHSSIMARSLELPAVVGTGNICSLVKTGQTVIVDALTGDVIIDPTEDEIKKYNDKKQAYLDEKELLKQLKDKEAISKDGVKVGAWANIGSPKDIDGVLRNGAQGIGLYRTEFLFMNNDRFPTEDEQFEAYKIVAEKMQGKPVTIRTMDIGGDKSLPYMELPKEENPFLGWRAIRVCLDRPEILKTQFRALLRASAFGHIKIMLPMIMDINEIRRARKLLEECKAELREEGAKFDKNIALGIMVETPAVAFRAKYFAEEVDFFSIGTNDLTQYTLAVDRGNENISHLYNTYNPAVLEAIRLAIQGAHEAGITISMCGEFAGDANATPILLGMGLDAFSMSAISIPKVKKNIMSLDKKKCEILVEEVMKQTTPDDVLKIVKKFNEENSL; encoded by the coding sequence ATGAGTAAATTAATTAAGGGTATTGACGCATCACCAGGCATAGCTATTGGAAAAGTATTTCTTTATCAAGAAACTAAGCTTGTTATTGATTCTAAAATGAAATGCGATGTAGAATGTGAAGAAAAAAGACTTTTAGAAGGAAGAGATAAATCTAAAGAACAACTTCTAAAAATTAGAAATAAAACAGCTCAAACTTTGGGTGAAGATAAAGCTGCTATATTTGATGGTCACATTACATTACTAGAAGATGAAGATTTATTCGATGAAGTTGTAGACTTAATCGAAAGTGAACATATAAGTGCAGAAGCTGCTTTACAACAAGGTATTGACGAATACTGTGATATGTTATCTCATTTAGAAGATGAGTATTTAAGAGAAAGAGCAGCTGACTTAAGAGACATTGGAAAAAGATGGATATATAATGTTGCTGGAGTAGAAATCTTAGATTTAGGATCACTTCCTCCAGATACAGTAGTTGTTGCTAAAGACTTAACACCTTCAGATACTGCTCAAGTTGATCTTGACAATGTTGTTGCTTTTATTACTGAAATTGGTGGAAAAACTGCTCATTCATCTATTATGGCAAGATCTTTAGAGTTACCTGCTGTTGTAGGAACTGGAAATATATGCTCATTAGTTAAAACTGGACAAACTGTTATAGTTGATGCTTTAACTGGTGATGTTATAATAGATCCTACTGAAGATGAAATAAAAAAATATAATGATAAAAAGCAAGCTTATCTTGATGAAAAAGAGCTTCTAAAACAATTAAAAGATAAAGAAGCTATTTCTAAAGATGGAGTTAAAGTTGGAGCATGGGCAAATATAGGATCTCCTAAAGATATTGATGGAGTTTTAAGAAATGGTGCCCAAGGAATTGGACTTTATAGAACAGAATTTCTTTTTATGAATAATGATAGATTTCCAACTGAAGACGAACAATTTGAAGCTTATAAAATTGTAGCAGAAAAGATGCAAGGAAAACCTGTAACTATTAGAACTATGGATATAGGTGGAGATAAATCTCTTCCTTATATGGAACTTCCAAAAGAGGAAAATCCATTCTTAGGATGGAGAGCAATTAGAGTTTGTCTTGATAGACCTGAAATTTTAAAAACTCAATTTAGAGCACTTTTAAGAGCTTCTGCTTTTGGACATATTAAAATTATGCTTCCAATGATAATGGATATTAATGAAATTAGAAGAGCTAGAAAATTATTAGAAGAATGTAAAGCAGAACTAAGAGAAGAAGGAGCTAAATTTGATAAAAATATAGCACTAGGAATTATGGTAGAAACTCCTGCTGTTGCATTCAGAGCAAAATATTTTGCTGAAGAAGTTGATTTCTTCTCAATAGGAACTAATGATTTAACTCAATATACTTTAGCAGTAGATAGAGGAAATGAAAATATTTCTCATCTATACAATACGTACAATCCAGCTGTTCTTGAGGCTATAAGATTAGCTATACAAGGAGCTCATGAAGCTGGTATTACAATTTCAATGTGTGGAGAATTTGCTGGTGATGCAAATGCAACTCCTATCCTTTTAGGAATGGGACTTGATGCATTTTCAATGTCAGCTATATCTATTCCTAAAGTTAAAAAGAATATAATGTCATTAGACAAAAAGAAATGTGAAATTCTTGTTGAAGAAGTTATGAAACAAACAACACCTGATGATGTTCTTAAGATTGTAAAAAAATTTAATGAAGAAAATTCTTTATAA